A region of Oryctolagus cuniculus chromosome 3, mOryCun1.1, whole genome shotgun sequence DNA encodes the following proteins:
- the LOC100346576 gene encoding dnaJ homolog subfamily B member 3 encodes MRRPPRPRPMGRGHVTKGAALARPGVAWHAGTRAGPLGCSPRRVSAPWPRAGAASDMVDYYEVLGVPRHASSDAIKKAYRKLALKWHPDKNPENKEEAERRFKQVAEAYEVLSDARKRAVYDRCGEAGVGGGGAGGGPFEDPFECVFTFRDPADVFREFFGGRDPFSFDFFGDPLENLFFGARRSSRGSRSRASAPLFSSVGDFPAAFRGGFSSFDAGFPAFGSLGGGGLSSFSVSCGSGGTGGFKSVSTSTEIVDGKKITTKRVVENGQERVEVEEDGELKSLTINGKEQLLRIGTQ; translated from the coding sequence ATGCGGCGGCCGCCGCGGCCTCGGCCAATGGGACGCGGCCACGTCACAAAGGGCGCCGCTCTCGCACGGCCCGGCGTCGCCTGGCACGCGGGCACCCGGGCCGGGCCCCTGGGCTGCTCGCCTCGCAGGGTCTCCGCGCCGTGGCCGCGGGCCGGGGCGGCCTCCGACATGGTGGACTACTACGAGGTGCTGGGCGTGCCCCGGCACGCCTCGTCCGACGCCATCAAGAAGGCGTACCGCAAGCTGGCGCTCAAGTGGCACCCGGACAAGAACCCCGAGAACAAGGAGGAAGCCGAGAGGCGGTTCAAGCAGGTGGCCGAGGCGTACGAGGTGCTGTCGGACGCCAGGAAGCGCGCCGTCTACGACCGCTGCGGCGAGGCCGGggtgggcggcggcggcgcgggcggcgggccCTTCGAGGACCCCTTCGAGTGCGTCTTCACCTTCCGCGACCCCGCCGACGTCTTCAGGGAGTTCTTCGGCGGCCGGGACCCGTTCTCCTTCGACTTCTTCGGGGACCCGCTGGAGAACCTCTTCTTCGGCGCTCGGAGGAGCTCCCGGGGCAGCAGGAGCCGGGCGTCCGCGCCGCTCTTCTCCAGCGTCGGCGACTTCCCGGCGGCGTTCAGGGGCGGCTTCTCCTCCTTCGACGCGGGCTTCCCTGCCTTCGGGTCCCTGGGCGGTGGAGGCCTGTCTTCCTTCTCCGTGTCGTGTGGGAGCGGGGGCACGGGCGGCTTCAAGTCCGTGTCCACCTCCACCGAGATCGTGGACGGCAAGAAGATCACCACCAAGCGGGTCGTGGAGAACGGCCAGgagagggtggaggtggaggaggacgGCGAGTTGAAGTCGCTGACAATAAACGGCAAAGAGCAGCTACTGCGCATCGGCACCCAGTGA